One Pseudomonas sp. MM213 genomic window, ACGCTGGGCGATTCAAATGACGTGCGCCCGTTGCAGTTCGGTCAATGACAGGGCCTTCAATTGCGCCAGCAGCGGATCGCGCCGATCACGCGGATGGGGCAGTTGCACCGCCAGTTCCTGGCGAATGCTGCTGGGGCGATTGTCCATGACCAGGACGCGGTCGCTGAGGTACAGCGCTTCATCGACATCGTGGGTCACCAGCAGCAGGGCGATGGCGTGACGCTCGGCCAGTTGCAGCAACAGGTCTTGCAGTTTCATCCGGGTGAAGGCGTCCACCGCGCTGAACGGTTCGTCCAGCAACAACACATCGGGCCGTGAGTAGAGGCCGCGAGCAATGGCGACCCGCTGCGCCATGCCACCGGAAAGCGCCTTGGGTAACGCTTGAGCGAACCCGCTGAGGCCGACTTCATCGATCAGTTGTGCGACCCAGGCCTTGTCATATCGGTTGTCGGCGCTGAAGCCGATGTTCTGCTCGACCGTCAGCCAGGGCATCAATCGAGGTTCCTGAAACACGAACGCAACCTCACCGGCGCTGCGATTCAGTTCACCCTGAAAGTCCTTTTCCAGACCGGCAACGATCCGCAACAACGTGCTTTTACCGCACCCGCTGGGGCCCAGCAGGCTGACGGTTTCCCGGGGCTGCAATTGCAGGTGGATATCCCTGAGCACGGTGGTGGTGGCGAAGGTTTTGCGCTCGACGCGAATGTCCAGCAGGTAATCGGTCATGGCTCAATCCTCTGTGCTTTGGCCGTTGAACGTGTCGCGCCACGCCAGGAAGCGTTTCTCCAGGCCGGCGAGAATGCCATCGCTGAGTTTGCCCAGCAGCGCCAGCACAATGATTGCCGCGAGCACGATGTCCGGGCGGGACGTCTCGCGCCCGTCACTGAGCAGATAACCCAACCCTTTGGTCGCGGCGATCAGCTCGGCGGCCACCAGAAACATCCACGCCAGGCTCATGCCGCTGCGCAACCCGGTAAACAGGCCGGGTAGGGCGGCGGGTAGCAGAATCCGCCGGACCAGCCGTGTGCGACCGAAGCCATACATCTGCCCGACTTCCACCAGTTTGCGGTCGATGTCGCGGATCGCCGCGACGCCGTTGAGGTACACCGGGAAGAACGCGCCGATGGCAATCAGGACGATTTTCGAGGTTTCGTCGATGCCCAGCCACAGCAGCAACAAGGGCACCCAGGCCAGGCTCGGAATCGAACGCAGGCCGGCGAAGGTCGGCTCAAGCCAGGCTTCGGCTTCGCGGCTCAAACCGACCCAGGCGGCAAACACCAGTGCCAGACCGGTGCCGATGGCGAAACCGAGCAACACGCGCAACAGGCTGGCGCTGATGTGTTTCCACAGCGCGCCTTCGGCTAGGTCTCTCAAGGTCAGGGCGATTTCGCTGGGCGCCGGCATTTGGTAGGACGGCAACCAGCCGATGCGTACGACAAATTCCAGCACCAGGAGGATCAGCACCGGCAACGCCAGACCCTTGAGGCGCAAACGCCAGGCATTGTTCAAGGAAAGAGCGGCACGACGTGGCGTCGGCAGTTCGAGGGGCAGGTCTTTGCTTTTGCTGGTCATGAGATTCTCCGGTCACGACGAATCCGCGACTGGCGCGGATTCGTTGTGCCCCGTTGGCGGTTATTTACTGACGGGCCACGGTTTCCTTGAAGCCGGTGTCGATCAACTGATCGATGACCTGATCGACATTCACCCCACGACGCACCAGTTCTTCGGACACCAGAATCGGCGCGGCGGCCTTGGAGGCGATCACATCCCTGGCGGTCAGTTGCGGGCTGCTCAGGTCAGTGCGGGACAGTTGCAGCTTGGCCACTTCCAGCGGCAGACCGGATTCGGTAGCGAGCAGTTTCGCCAGTTCGTCAGGGTTTTTTACCGACCAGTCGCGGGCCTTTTCGTACGCCTTCAGTACGGTTTCGATGGTCTGCGGGTGCTCTTTCGCATAAGTGTCAGTAACGCTGACTACGCCATAACTGTTGAAGTTGGTGTTGCGATACAACAGGCGCGAACCGGCCTGGACCTGGCTGGCGGCCATGTGCGGATCGAGGCCGGCCCAGGCGTCGACGTCGCCTTTTTCCAGGGCCGTGCGGCCATCCGGGTGCTGCAAGTGCACCAGTTCCACATCGTCCTTGCTCAGGCCGGCCTGTTGCAGGCTGCGCAGGGTGAACAGGTACGGGTCGGTGCCTTTGGTGGCGGCGATCTTCTTGCCTTTCAGGTCGGCGACGGTCTGGTAGGGCGAATCCTTGCGCACCACCAATGCGGTCCATTCGGCGCGGCTGTAGACGTAAACCGATTTGATCGGGCTGCCATTGGCGCGGCTGAGCACGGCAGCGAGGCTGGCGGAGGAGGCGAAATCAACGCCGCCGCTGTTGAGGTATTCCAGCGAGCGGTTGCTGCCCTGACTCAGCACCCAACTGACTTTGGTCTGCGGCAGGGCTTTTTCCAGAAATCCAAAGTGTTTAAGCACCAGGCTGACTGGCGAGTAGTAGGCGTAATCCAGATGCACTTCGGCCGGCGGTGTTTCAGCAGCCTGCGCGGCGGGTTGCAGGCTCAAGGCCAGGGCGCAGGCGCTGAGCAGATACCTGACTTTGGGAAAGCGGAAGGTGGGCTTCATGGGATCGGCTCCGGACAAGGCGTTGAGTTTCTTATGTCTAAAAATTCATTTTTTATAAACGCTTCCTGCGTAAAAGGAATATTGCAGGCTCTGTGCCATGTCTTGGATATCAGGCCTTTTCAAGGCGTTGAGGCGAGGAATGAAGCAGAAGGGTGTTGCAGGGAAAACAGTCTGTCGGCTCACTGTTGCCGGGTGAACAGTGTTGGCTGACAGTCATGAGCTTATGCGTAAATCGAATTTAAAAATCGTCCTGTAAGAGCGTTATGGTCTATGCCATTCACTCTCAAGGAGCCCCCGATGAACCTGTCCAGATTCGTCCGCAGTTTGCTGACCAGTGCGTTGTTTGCTGCACCAATGGCCTACGCCGCTGAGCCCGTTGTCCTGCATGTCGGTGATCAGAATTACTACAACGTGCGCGCTTCGGTGGAGGCTTCGGGGGTACTGGAAGGGGCGCCTTACACCGTTGACTGGAAGCATTTTCAGGCCGCTGCACCGCTGGCGGAAGCGCTGAACACCGGGGCGCTGGACGTGGGTTTTCTGGGCGATTCAGGCTTCCTGTTCCTCGCTGCAAAGCAGGCGCCGGTGAAGCTGATCGGCGTCTCGCGGCAGAACCCGGACACCATCGCCTTGCTGGTGCCCAAGGATTCGCCGGTCAAAAGCATCGCCGACCTCAAGGGCAAGAAAGTCGCCTACTGGCCCGGCGCCTGGAGCCAGCAATTGACCCTGCGTGCCTTGCAACAAGCTGACCTGCCGGAGGACTACGTCGACTTCATCAAGCTGATGCCGATCGATGCCGCCGCCGCGCTGCCCCAGGGCAGCATTGATGCCTTCCCGGTCTGGGAACCCTACATTTCCCAACAGATTCTGTTCTCCGGCGCGCGACCGATTCTTACCGCCAAGAACCTCATGCCAGGCCTCAGCGCTATCGCCGCTTCGACACCCTCAATCGACAGCAAGCGCGAAGCCATCGCCGACTTCCTGGTTCGCCTGAAAAAGGCACGGGCCTGGGTCGACAATCACACCGACGAATATGCCGATCTGTGGGCGAAGAAGGCCAATCTTGACCAGAACGTCTCGCGTCACTGGTTACGCCAGGCTCACATGACCGTCGGCCCGGTGGATGCACAGGCCGCGAAGGACCTGCAAAGCACGGCGGATTTTCTGTTCAAGGTCAAAGCACTGCCGACGGCACTGGCGACCGCGCCGATTATCGACAGCTCGTTCGAGCAGGCGTTTACCCAGTAACTGACAATGCCGGGCAGCACCGGAACCAAACACTGTGTACCCTGATCCAAACCGCGCCCGCACACTTGTGCGGGCTTAACGGTCCGGCTCAAGGCACAACATGAAACAGCTGTTCAAGATTCTCAGCGCACTCGCCATTGCCGTCGGGCTGGCGGGTTGCATCGCTGCTCCCATCGAAATGACGCCGCAAACCGAACAGCGTCTGCACGCGCAAGCACCGATCCGGTTTCTGCTGACGTTCGACGACGGTCCCAGCGCGTCGAGTTTCTGGAACCCGACGATGACAATCCTCGACAGTCTCGCCACCAACCCGGTGCAGCCGAACCTCAAAGCGGTGTTCTTCGTGCAGACCGGCGCGCCACGGGCGGGCGACAGCGACATCGGCCGCGAGGTCATGCGCCGCGAGCATGCGGACGGGCAGATTCTCGGTTTCCATACGGCCACCCACTGGCACACCAATCACCGTTCTCTGAGCCCGGAAGAACTGGAACAGTCATTGACCAAAGGCAGTGCCGACATCGCCGCCATCACCGGCACGCCGCCGACCCTGGTACGGCCGCCGTTCTGGAACTACGACAAACGGGTTTTCGCCGCTTATCAAAAGCACGGTATGCACGTATTGCTGACCGACCTGAGCGCCAACGACGGCAAGATCTGGGGTTTCAACGCCAGCCCCCGACGCCGGTCCAGCATGTTGCGGCAGATGTCAGAGGTGCGTGAGCGCATCGCATTGGGTGAATTGCCGACGGTGGATGGGGTGATCCCGGTGGTGGTGACCTTCCACGACCTCAATCGCTACACCGCCCGACATGCCCGCGAATACCTGCAAATCCTTCTCGACAGTGCGCAGGCGACCGGCGTGAAAACGGCGCAGAAGCCGTTTTACGATGATCAGGCCGAGCTGCAACGGGCGGCCATGGCGCGCACCGTTCGCGACAGTGCGCAACCGGTGAAATTGCCGGGGGTCTGGAACTGGATCTGGGACGGGGACGCTCATTGAATGTTGATCCAAGTGAGAGCCGCATAACGTTCGCCGGCAGATGAATAACCGCAAATCCCGAACACCCCACAATCTGTAGGAGCCGGCTTGCTGGCGATGGCGATCTCACGGACGCCATCGCCGGCAAGCCGGGCTCCTACAGGTTTTGCGTAAACCCTCAATCCCGAACACCCCCCACAATCTGTAGGAGCCGGCTTGCTGGCGATGGCGATTTCACGGACGCCATCGCCGGCAAGCCGGGCTCCTACAGGTTTTGCATAAACCCTCAATCCCGAACACCCCACAATCTGTAGGAGCCGGCTTGCCGGCGATGGCGATCTCACGGGCGCCATCGCCGGCAAGCCGGACTTCTACAGGTTTTGCGTAAACTCTCAATCCCGAACACCCCACAATCTGTAGGAGCCGGCTTGCCGGCGATGGCGATCTCACGGGCGCCATCGCCGGCAAGCCGGGCTCCTACAGGTTTTGCGTAAACCCTCAATCCCGAACACCTCCACGATCTGTAGGAGCCGGCTTGCCGGCGATGGCGATCTCACGGGCGCCATCGCCAGCAAGCCGGGCTCCTACAGGTTTTGCGTGAACCCTCAACCCCGAACACGCCCACGACCTGTAGGAGCCGGCTTGCTGGCGATGGCGATCTCACGGACGCCATCGCCGGCAAGCCGGGCTCCTACAGGTTTTGCGTGAACCCTCAATCCCGAACACCCCGACAATTTGTAGGAGCCGGCTTGCTGGCGATGGCAATTTCACGGGCGCCATCGCCGGCAAGCCGGGCTCCTACAGGTTTTGCGTAAACCCTCAATCCCGAACACCCCGACAATTTGTAGGAGCCTGCTTGCTGGCGATGGCGATCTCACGGACGCCATCGCCAGCAAGCCGGGCTCCTACAGGTTTTGCGTGAACCCTCAATCCCGAACACATCCACGATCTGTAGGAGCCGGCTTGCCGGCGATGGCAATCTCACTGACGCCATCGCCGGCAAGCCGTGCTCCTACAAAGCGTTCAGCTGTTGCGGCGATAATTCATCAATCATCCGCAAGCAATGATTCAACCCTGGCGACACGTCGCCCACGCGTCGGCTGAGGATGATCGGCGAGGTCGCGTTGTCTTCCAGCAGCGGCGTGAAGCCGATGTCGTCGCGGTGCAGCAATTGCACCGAGGCCGGCACCAGGGTGACGCCGATTCCTGCGCCCACCAGGCCGATGGCGGTTTGCAGTTCGTTGGTCCACTGTGCCACGTGAATGCTGACGCCATAGGACTCGAACAACCCGATCACATGGTCGGCGTAGCTGGGGCGCGGGTTGCCGGGGTACAGCACGAAAGGTTCCTTTGCCAGTTCGCGCAGGCTGATCGGCCCGGCCAGTAGCGGATGACCGGCGGGCAGGGCGGCGACCAGCCGGTCTTCGGTCAACACCGTCTGGATGATGGCCGGGTCGTCGATGCGGATGCGGCCGAAACCGATATCGATCCGCCCGGCCTTGAGCGCCTGCACCTGTTGCAGCGTGGTCATTTCCGAGAGTCCCAGTTCCAGCTCCAGAGGCTCGCCGCTGCGCAAGCGGCGAATCAGTTCCGGCAGCACGCCATAGAGTGTCGACGGCGCAAAACCAATCCCTAGCCAGGTTTTTTCCCCCAGACCGATGCGTCGCGTGTTGTCGCAGACCTTGCCCAGTTGCTCCAGCAGGGCAGTGCTGTGTTCATGGAAAAACCGCCCGGCGTCGGTCAGTTTCAGCGGCCGTCCGCGATCCAGCAAAAGCACCCCGAGTTCATCCTCCAGTTGCTGAATCTGTCGGCTCAGTGGCGGTTGGGCAATGTGCAGCAGTTCGGCGGCGCGGGTGAAGTTGAGGGTTTGAGCCAACACCTGAAAATACCGCAGGTGACGCAGTTCCATGAGGCCTCCGCAAAGCAGTTTGCATACCTTAAAGGTATCAAGTCAGACCAATTCTATATTGGCTTCCCGAAAAAAGCCGTACCAGAATCGGTTCCAGAACTTTAAGAACCTGACGGGTATCGACATGCTTGCAACTGCCATTGAATCGATCGAGACGATCATCGTCGATCTGCCGACCATCCGCCCGCACAAGCTGGCGATGCACACCATGCAGAACCAGACGCTGGTGATCATTCGCGTGCGCTGCGCCGATGGCATTGAAGGCATTGGCGAATCCACCACCATCGGTGGCCTGGCGTATGGCAATGAAAGCCCGGACAGCATCAAGACCAACATCGACCGGCACTTCGCGCCGCTGCTGCTGGGTCAGGACAGCGCCAACGTCAACGCTGCGATGTTGCGCCTGGAGCGCAGCATCCGTGGCAACACCTTCGCCAAGTCAGGTATCGAAACCGCGTTGCTCGATGCCCAGGGCAAGCGCCTTGGCCTGCCGGTCAGCGAACTGCTGGGCGGCCGCGTTCGGGATGCGCTGCCAGTGGCCTGGACCCTGGCCAGCGGCGATACCGACAAGGACATCGCCGAAGCGGAAAAAATGCTCGACCTGCGCCGCCATCGCATCTTCAAACTGAAAATCGGTGCCGGCGAAGTCAATCGCGATCTGGCCCACGTCATCGCGATCAAGAAAGCCCTCGGCGATCGCGCCAGCGTGCGGGTCGACGTCAATCAGGCCTGGGATGAAGCCGTCGCATTACGCGCCTGCCGGATTCTCGGCAGCAACGGCATCGACCTGATCGAGCAGCCGATCTCGCGCAATAACCGCTCGGGCATGGCGCGCCTGAACGCCATCAGCCCGGCACCGATCATGGCCGATGAATCCATCGAGTGTGTGGAAGATGCGTTCAACCTGGCCCGTGAAGGTGCGGCTTCGGTGTTCGCCCTGAAGATTGCCAAGAACGGCGGCCCACGCGCCGTGCTGCGGACCGCCGCGATCGCCGAAGCGGCGGGCATCGGCCTGTACGGCGGCACCATGCTTGAAGGTGGTCTGGGCACCATGGCGTCGGCCCATGCCTTCGTCACGTTGAACAAACTGGCGTGGGACACCGAGCTGTTCGGCCCGCTGCTGTTGACCGAAGACATTCTCAGCGAGCCGCTGGTCTATCGCGATTTCGAGCTGCACGTGCCGAAAACCCCTGGGCTGGGCCTGAACCTCGATGAAGAACGCCTGGCGTTTTTCCGTCGCGACAAGACATCCACTGCCATTCATCAAGCCTGAGGAGAGCATTATGCTGTTCCACGTAAAGATGACCGTGAATTTGCCGGTCGATATGAACCCCGAACGCGCCGCGCAGCTCAAGGCTGACGAAAAAGCCCTGGCCCAGCGTCTGCAGGATCAAGGCAAGTGGCGTCACCTGTGGCGCATTGCCGGGCTCTATGCCAATTACAGCGTGTTCGATGTCGACAGCGTTCAAGAGCTGCACGACTTGCTCATGCAATTGCCGCTGTACCCGTACATGGCGATCGAAGTCACCGCGATGTGCCGGCATCCTTCTTCCATCCGCGAGGATGACCGCTGAACCTGGCCTGTTCAGTTCGCCACGCTAATAATTACAAGATGAGGAACCCATAAAATGAACGTAAAAATTTCCCACACTGCCAAAGCCCAGAAGTTTCTCGAAGAGGCCAGCGGCCTGCACAACGATGCCGGCAATCCGCGCACCAAAGCGCTGATCTACCGCATCCTGCGTGATTCGGTGAACATCATCGAAGACCTCGCTGTGACCCCGGAAGAGTTCTGGAAAGCCGTCAACTACCTCAACGTGCTGGGTGCGCGCCAGGAGGCTGGGCTGGTGGTGGCCGGGTTGGGCCTGGAACACTACCTCGACCTGCTGATGGACGCCGAAGACGAACAGGCCGGCAAGGCTGGCGGCACGCCGCGCACCATCGAAGGCCCGCTGTACGTGGCCGGTGCGCCGTTGTCCCAAGGTGAAGCGCGTCTCGATGATGGCGTCGATCCGGGTGTGACGCTGTTCATGCAGGGCCGTGTGTTCAATACCGCCGGCGAACCGTTGGCCGGTGCGATTGTGGATGTCTGGCACGCCAATACCGGCGGCACTTATTCGTACTTCGATACCACGCAATCCGAATTCAACCTGCGTCGGCGCATCGTCACCGACGCCGAAGGTCGCTACCGCTTCCGCAGCATCGTGCCGTCGGGTTACGGCTGCCCGCCGGACGGTCCGACCCAGCAACTGCTCGATCAACTGGGCCGTCACGGCCAGCGTCCGGCGCACGTGCACTTCTTCATCTCGGCGGCGGATCATCGTCACCTGACCACCCAGATCAACCTCGACGGCGATCAATACCTGCACGACGATTTCGCCTACGCCACCCGTGACGAGCTGATCGCGAAAATCACCTTCAGCGATGATCAACAACGCGCAGCGGCGCATGGCGTCAGCGGTCGTTTTGCCGAGATCGAATTCGATTTCACCTTGCAGTCGTCCGCCCAGCCGCAAGAGCAGCAGCGTCACGAGCGGGTTCGCGCGCTGGAGGATTGATCACCCCGAGCGGCGGGACCTGGCCACGAGATAACCGACCGTTTATCTCGTGGCTTTCTGCGTTACCGTGGCGCAGCCCTAGAATGGCTCGACGCAACCTATAACAACAATGAGAGTGACCCGATGATGCAAGCGCAACTGTTGAGTCAGCGCAGCTCCGTATTCGACCATGCCGACCCGTACGCGGTGTCGGGCTACGTCAATCAGCATGTCGGTAATCATTGCATCCTGATGCCGCGCGCCGGGCAACCTCTGGCCAGTCTCAATCATCGCAAGTTTGCCAGCCTCGACCTGTGCCGCATCAGCTATGGCGGCAGCGTGCGGGTCACCTCGGGCGCACTGGAAAGCATCTACCACCTGCAAGTGTTGCTGCGCGGCAACTGCCTGTGGCGCGGGCACGGTCAGGAACATTACTTCGCGCCTGGCGAGTTGCTGCTGATCAATCCCGACGATCCGGTGGACCTGACGTACTCTGACGATTGCGAAAAATTCATCCTCAAAGTTCCCACAACGTTGCTTGAGTCCGTGTGCGACGAGCAGCGCTGGCGCTATCCGGGGCAGGGCGTGCGGTTTCTGGAGAACCGTTACCAGCTCAATGAACTGGAAGGGTTTGTCGGGCTGCTGGCAATGATTTGCCAGGAGGCCGAGGCCACCGAGCAGATTCCCAAGGTGCAGGAGCATTACGCACAGATCATCGTCAGCAAGATGCTCAGCCTGATGCAGACCAACGTCAGCCGAATCAACCTCGGCTCACAGACGGCCACGTTCGAGGTGATTGCCGACTACATCGCACGCCACCTCAAGCAGGACATCGACAGTGAAGAACTGGCGCGTCAGGCACGGATGAGCCTGCGTTCACTGTATGGCTTGTTCGAGCGCAACGCCGGCACCACGCCGAAAAACTACATCCGGCAGAAACGTCTGGAGCGTATCAATGCCTGTTTGAGCGACCCGACCTGTAATGTACGTAACGTGACGGAAGTGGCGATGGATTATGGGTTTCTGCATTTGGGGCGGTTTTCGGATAACTATCGTAAGCAGTTTGGGGAATTGCCGTCGGATACGTTGAAGCGGCGGGATTGAGTCGTCTGAAAAGGTATTTCAAAGACAGGATATTTCATATCAGTCCGAGTTCAGCGACTCCGACGAGGGCGCACATCACGATAAAAAATGTCCAGCCGAGCCAATACAAGGTGATCAAAACTCTTCTCAGGCCCGTAGGAAAGTTCTTCATATCATCTGTACTGGCGCCTCCGTAACGTAGAGCGAGCTGAGGCGTAGCGAATACGCACATTATTTCTCCCATCAAAGATAAAATCCCCCAAGGGCCACCGTTTCTCAAGAATGCACTACTAGTAACTGCACGGCAGTTCTTCAGATGGTTTAGCATAAAATCCATTTTGGTATAGGCGAGGAAAAGTACTGTTCCGATAAATATAAACCCTCATCCGAAGTTGAATAATCCTATGGCTAAGTATACTTTTTCAGCTGTATTAAGGCTCACTTGATAATCTCGTAAATGTCTTCGTTGTTTAATGCGTAGATTAATTTAAAGCTAGGCTCAATGGGTCGGCTTGCAACTGGGTTGCCTGTCGATCCGCATTGAAAGTGCCCTAGGGGACTAGGTTTTCATCTGCATAATGGACTCGCTAATAGAACAGTCCAGAACTGTCGATCGAAACCAGTAAAATCATTGTCGTCATGAGCCCAAGTGCACTCCAGTGCATGATGATTAACTTACGTTTCAGTGGTTTTGGAAAAGCTTGTAAGTCATCCAGGCTAAGTTCACCTCTTTTAAGATAAAACCCAGGGAAAGTGATGATTCCGGAAATTCCTCCTATAAGCATCAGTTTTCCCCAGGCACCACCGTGCCTAAGTGGCGAGCGAGCCCTTATGGCCTTGCAGTTCTTCAAGTGTTCTAGAATAAAATCCATTTTGGTGTGTGCCAAGTGCAGCGTTACGCCTATCCAAATATATATGCAGATGATAACTAGGCCGCACGAATAGCCGATAAATTGTTCGCTAGGGCTCATTTTGTATTCACGTATATTACTTTTCCTATTATCTCTCCGGTTTTTCCACCGTAAAGTCCTCCAGCAAAAGATCCGGCTCCTACCACTAATAGTCCGCACGCAAGAGTAGCCGTCCCGCCAGTCGGCACGGCTAACGCCGCACATATCCAGCCTGCGGAACCAGTCGTAATGCCTGAAATCAGAGCCCCACCAGCAACTCCACCAATAAAGCCACCAGCCTCAGTAAATTTGACCTCCTCACAGGCTTCTAAGCTGTCCTTGGCACAAACACCCTGAACCTTGATCACTGACGCTCCACCACCCACCGCTGTACCAACCCAACCACCATATTTGACGTACTTCGCCGCTTTGGAAACGGCTTCAATATGCGTGGCATAACCGGGAATCTGCCCAATGGCACCGGCTTTTCTCCAACGATGAACAAGGCTTTTAGTCGATAGGCCCAACACGCTTTTCAGATTGGGATGATCCGGAAAGCCAATGCTCTTTTTAGTCAGTTTGGTGAGTTGGGTATCCAGCTGAGTCAGCAGGCGTTTGCGCTCGGCATAGAAATCGGGAGAGTTGAGGTGACCGTTTGCCTGAAACGTTTTTGTGTGCAACTTATCGATGTCGCGCAAAATCTCCTCCACGTCTTTCAGGTTCTTCGAGAACATCGCCAGCCCTGCACTGGCCCCGAGTGACCCTTTGGAGATAAAGAACGCAATCTCGTCATAGTGCCGCGCCATGAAATCGGCCTCTTCCGAACTGAGAGGCTCCAGGGCTCTATTTACATTGCCCGCCGCTTCCATCAACAACGCTTCTTCGAAAGTACAAAGATGATTATTCGGATCGCTGAGAACAATCATCGTCCCGGCCTTTACCTGATCCAGATTCGGATTCAGGACCTTGAATTTGGCGATGGCGGCGGGGGAGGCTGACGTGAATAGTCGGGCTTCCAGTTTGTCAGCCGTCGTACTTCTGGGGACGACGTAGAACCCGGGTTCTTCTTGTGCGACTTGCGCGGGCCATTGTTCTTGAGGGAAAAATTTCAGGTCTGGAGCTGGATGCGGCGAAGCGGCTGCCGCCAATTGGCGGGGCGAGTTCGTGCCCGTGGACTTGAGATTCTGCGCATGTACAAAGCGCAATAAACGTTCCGGGTCAGGTTTCAATGAAGGCTGTGTGAGCATTGAGGTCGGGATTCTTTTTACCCGTTCAGTTACCGCGCCCTGAGTTTTTTGCGTGATGGCTTGTGACTGGATAAGCAAGTTGTGCTGTTCTTGTGCAAGCGCCTGTAAGCCTTGCTTTGGCGTTGTTTTGCCCTGCGCGACATCGTCCGCAACGCGCTTTGCATAAAAGGCGACTTCCCGATTGAACTGCTCACGCAACAGGCGTTGAGCCAGATGACGCGCGCCGAGCGTGCGGGCCTGTCCCGCCAGTTTGCCCGCCGCGCTGTTAACGTCCCACTGTTCATGGGGATTCATTCCTCTTCGCCCCACGAACTGTAGCCGGAGGTTTTTGCCAAGTGGTGGGTCCAGGTGATGTCGCGGTAACGAATGGCCACCAGTTCCTGGGGCTCTGCATCGTTTTGAAAAATGGCATGAGGCACTTCAAGCGTCAGGTCGGCAATGACCCCGCCATTGATCGACACGGTGAAAAACTTTTCCT contains:
- a CDS encoding ABC transporter ATP-binding protein — encoded protein: MTDYLLDIRVERKTFATTTVLRDIHLQLQPRETVSLLGPSGCGKSTLLRIVAGLEKDFQGELNRSAGEVAFVFQEPRLMPWLTVEQNIGFSADNRYDKAWVAQLIDEVGLSGFAQALPKALSGGMAQRVAIARGLYSRPDVLLLDEPFSAVDAFTRMKLQDLLLQLAERHAIALLLVTHDVDEALYLSDRVLVMDNRPSSIRQELAVQLPHPRDRRDPLLAQLKALSLTELQRAHVI
- a CDS encoding ABC transporter permease yields the protein MTSKSKDLPLELPTPRRAALSLNNAWRLRLKGLALPVLILLVLEFVVRIGWLPSYQMPAPSEIALTLRDLAEGALWKHISASLLRVLLGFAIGTGLALVFAAWVGLSREAEAWLEPTFAGLRSIPSLAWVPLLLLWLGIDETSKIVLIAIGAFFPVYLNGVAAIRDIDRKLVEVGQMYGFGRTRLVRRILLPAALPGLFTGLRSGMSLAWMFLVAAELIAATKGLGYLLSDGRETSRPDIVLAAIIVLALLGKLSDGILAGLEKRFLAWRDTFNGQSTED
- a CDS encoding aliphatic sulfonate ABC transporter substrate-binding protein, which gives rise to MKPTFRFPKVRYLLSACALALSLQPAAQAAETPPAEVHLDYAYYSPVSLVLKHFGFLEKALPQTKVSWVLSQGSNRSLEYLNSGGVDFASSASLAAVLSRANGSPIKSVYVYSRAEWTALVVRKDSPYQTVADLKGKKIAATKGTDPYLFTLRSLQQAGLSKDDVELVHLQHPDGRTALEKGDVDAWAGLDPHMAASQVQAGSRLLYRNTNFNSYGVVSVTDTYAKEHPQTIETVLKAYEKARDWSVKNPDELAKLLATESGLPLEVAKLQLSRTDLSSPQLTARDVIASKAAAPILVSEELVRRGVNVDQVIDQLIDTGFKETVARQ
- a CDS encoding ABC transporter substrate-binding protein; this encodes MAYAAEPVVLHVGDQNYYNVRASVEASGVLEGAPYTVDWKHFQAAAPLAEALNTGALDVGFLGDSGFLFLAAKQAPVKLIGVSRQNPDTIALLVPKDSPVKSIADLKGKKVAYWPGAWSQQLTLRALQQADLPEDYVDFIKLMPIDAAAALPQGSIDAFPVWEPYISQQILFSGARPILTAKNLMPGLSAIAASTPSIDSKREAIADFLVRLKKARAWVDNHTDEYADLWAKKANLDQNVSRHWLRQAHMTVGPVDAQAAKDLQSTADFLFKVKALPTALATAPIIDSSFEQAFTQ
- a CDS encoding polysaccharide deacetylase family protein, with the translated sequence MKQLFKILSALAIAVGLAGCIAAPIEMTPQTEQRLHAQAPIRFLLTFDDGPSASSFWNPTMTILDSLATNPVQPNLKAVFFVQTGAPRAGDSDIGREVMRREHADGQILGFHTATHWHTNHRSLSPEELEQSLTKGSADIAAITGTPPTLVRPPFWNYDKRVFAAYQKHGMHVLLTDLSANDGKIWGFNASPRRRSSMLRQMSEVRERIALGELPTVDGVIPVVVTFHDLNRYTARHAREYLQILLDSAQATGVKTAQKPFYDDQAELQRAAMARTVRDSAQPVKLPGVWNWIWDGDAH
- a CDS encoding LysR family transcriptional regulator gives rise to the protein MELRHLRYFQVLAQTLNFTRAAELLHIAQPPLSRQIQQLEDELGVLLLDRGRPLKLTDAGRFFHEHSTALLEQLGKVCDNTRRIGLGEKTWLGIGFAPSTLYGVLPELIRRLRSGEPLELELGLSEMTTLQQVQALKAGRIDIGFGRIRIDDPAIIQTVLTEDRLVAALPAGHPLLAGPISLRELAKEPFVLYPGNPRPSYADHVIGLFESYGVSIHVAQWTNELQTAIGLVGAGIGVTLVPASVQLLHRDDIGFTPLLEDNATSPIILSRRVGDVSPGLNHCLRMIDELSPQQLNAL
- a CDS encoding muconate cycloisomerase family protein; the protein is MLATAIESIETIIVDLPTIRPHKLAMHTMQNQTLVIIRVRCADGIEGIGESTTIGGLAYGNESPDSIKTNIDRHFAPLLLGQDSANVNAAMLRLERSIRGNTFAKSGIETALLDAQGKRLGLPVSELLGGRVRDALPVAWTLASGDTDKDIAEAEKMLDLRRHRIFKLKIGAGEVNRDLAHVIAIKKALGDRASVRVDVNQAWDEAVALRACRILGSNGIDLIEQPISRNNRSGMARLNAISPAPIMADESIECVEDAFNLAREGAASVFALKIAKNGGPRAVLRTAAIAEAAGIGLYGGTMLEGGLGTMASAHAFVTLNKLAWDTELFGPLLLTEDILSEPLVYRDFELHVPKTPGLGLNLDEERLAFFRRDKTSTAIHQA
- the catC gene encoding muconolactone Delta-isomerase, encoding MLFHVKMTVNLPVDMNPERAAQLKADEKALAQRLQDQGKWRHLWRIAGLYANYSVFDVDSVQELHDLLMQLPLYPYMAIEVTAMCRHPSSIREDDR
- the catA gene encoding catechol 1,2-dioxygenase produces the protein MNVKISHTAKAQKFLEEASGLHNDAGNPRTKALIYRILRDSVNIIEDLAVTPEEFWKAVNYLNVLGARQEAGLVVAGLGLEHYLDLLMDAEDEQAGKAGGTPRTIEGPLYVAGAPLSQGEARLDDGVDPGVTLFMQGRVFNTAGEPLAGAIVDVWHANTGGTYSYFDTTQSEFNLRRRIVTDAEGRYRFRSIVPSGYGCPPDGPTQQLLDQLGRHGQRPAHVHFFISAADHRHLTTQINLDGDQYLHDDFAYATRDELIAKITFSDDQQRAAAHGVSGRFAEIEFDFTLQSSAQPQEQQRHERVRALED